One segment of Hippopotamus amphibius kiboko isolate mHipAmp2 chromosome 2, mHipAmp2.hap2, whole genome shotgun sequence DNA contains the following:
- the LOC130845494 gene encoding ATP synthase F(0) complex subunit B1, mitochondrial-like — protein sequence MLSRVVLSAATAAAPSLKNAALLGPGVLQATRIFHTGQSSLAPVPALTEYGGKVHFGLIPEEFFQFLYPKTGVTGPYVLGTGLILYLLSKEIYMITPETFSAISAIGLLIFVVKKYGASIGEFTDKLNEQKIAQLEVKQASIKQIQDAADLEKSQQALVQKCHYLFDVQRNNIAMVLEVTYRERLHRVYREVKNRLDCHISVQNMMRQKEKEHMINWVEKHVVQSISAQQEKETIAKCIADLKLLAKKAQAQPVL from the coding sequence ATGCTGTCCCGGGTGGTACTTTCTGCCGCCACCGCAGCAGCCCCCTCTCTGAAGAACGCAGCCCTCCTCGGTCCAGGGGTATTGCAGGCAACAAGGATCTTTCACACAGGGCAGTCAAGTCTTGCCCCTGTACCAGCTCTAACTGAATATGGAGGAAAAGTTCATTTTGGGCTGATCCCTGAGGAATTCTTCCAGTTCCTTTATCCTAAAACTGGTGTAACAGGACCCTATGTGCTCGGAACTGGGCTTATCTTATATTTACTctccaaagaaatatatatgataaCTCCAGAGACCTTCTCTGCCATATCAGCAATAGGATTGCTTATCTTCGTAGTTAAAAAATATGGTGCCTCTATTGGGGAATTTACTGATAAACTCAATGAGCAAAAAATTGCCCAACTAGAAGTGAAACAGGCTTCCATCAAACAAATCCAGGATGCAGCTGATCTGGAGAAGTCGCAGCAGGCACTGGTTCAAAAGTGCCATTACCTTTTTGATGTCCAGAGGAATAACATTGCCATGGTCTTGGAGGTCACTTACCGGGAACGGCTGCATAGAGTATACAGGGAGGTAAAGAATCGCCTGGACTGTCACATTTCTGTGCAGAATATGATGCgtcaaaaggaaaaagagcacATGATAAACTGGGTGGAGAAGCACGTGGTACAGAGCATCtctgcacagcaagagaaggagACAATTGCCAAGTGCATTGCAGATCTAAAGCTGCTCGCAAAGAAGGCTCAAGCACAGCCAGTTCTGTAA